A stretch of the Glycine soja cultivar W05 chromosome 13, ASM419377v2, whole genome shotgun sequence genome encodes the following:
- the LOC114381395 gene encoding abscisic acid receptor PYL4-like → MLLLQHQQTHIYISPEIFFYYKFKLIIIMPSSLHFDRFNPITHAATTVAIANGVNCPKQPQAPPSSTAARRLVVPSLSSGRGIAAPDTVALHHAHVVDPNQCCSIVTQHINAPVSAVWAVVRRFDNPQGYKNFVRSCHVITGDGIRVGAVREVRVVSGLPAETSTERLEILDDERHVISFSMVGGDHRLRNYQSVTTLHANGNGTLVIESYVVDVPQGNTKEETCVFVDTIVRCNLQSLAQIAENRTNNCEHTAQHC, encoded by the coding sequence ATGCTTTTGCTTCAACATCAACAAACTCATATCTATATCTCCCcagagatatttttttattataaattcaaactaataataataatgcctTCTTCTCTTCACTTTGATAGGTTCAATCCTATCACCCATGCCGCCACCACTGTCGCCATCGCCAACGGCGTAAACTGTCCGAAGCAGCCTCAAGCGCCGCCCTCTTCCACGGCGGCGCGTCGCCTCGTGgttccctctctctcttccgGCAGAGGAATCGCGGCCCCCGACACGGTGGCGCTCCACCACGCGCACGTGGTGGACCCCAACCAGTGCTGCTCCATCGTGACGCAGCACATCAACGCCCCCGTCTCCGCCGTTTGGGCGGTGGTGCGGCGCTTCGACAACCCGCAGGGATACAAGAACTTCGTGAGGAGCTGCCACGTCATCACCGGCGACGGCATTCGCGTCGGCGCCGTCCGCGAGGTGCGGGTGGTGTCGGGGCTCCCCGCCGAGACGAGCACGGAGCGGCTGGAGATCCTCGACGATGAGCGCCACGTCATCAGTTTCAGCATGGTCGGCGGCGACCACCGCCTCAGGAACTACCAGTCGGTGACGACGCTCCACGCCAACGGGAACGGGACACTTGTCATCGAATCATACGTCGTTGACGTACCGCAGGGTAACACTAAGGAGGAAACATGCGTGTTCGTCGACACAATCGTACGTTGTAACTTGCAGTCGCTGGCTCAGATCGCTGAGAACAGAACCAATAACTGTGAACACACTGCACAACACTGTTAA